The DNA segment TGAGATCGTGATTCATGGGCAGTCTATGGGTGCTGCGGGGGCACTTATGCTCGCCGGGGAGAATCTTCCATCTAACGTAAAAGCAGTGGTCTCTGACTGTGCTTATACAGATGTATACAGCATTTTTCAAAAGCAGATTAAGGAGTGGTTTCACCTTCCTGGATTTCCGATTATTGATGGGGCGAACCTGATGCTTCGGATGCGTGGCGGATACAACATCAAAGATGCGTCGGCGATTCAGGCCGTGAAAAAGACGAAATTGCCGATACTTTTTATACATGGGGATCAAGATGCTTTTATCCCCGTGAAAATGGCACATGAATTATATGAGGCCGCTAATGGGGATAAAAAGTTATTGATAGTAAAGGGAGCAGGACATGCTCAGTCACAGGATAAGAATCCCGCCAGGTATTATGGAACGGTATTCTCCTTTCTGGAAAAGTATATTGAAAACGGGAGTCAAAAAGCTCTTTGACCCAACATATGGAGGAAAAGTATGAGAGAAGGGAAAGCTAGGAAAACTAAATTTGTTCTAATTGCACTGCTTTTGACTTTACTTGCCGGATGCGGAAAGAATTCAGACAGTACAGATGGTGCAGCTGCCCCATATAGCAAAAACTATGCATTTCAGGATCAGCAAAGCCAGACCGAGACAGGAGATATGAAAACCACCGAAAAATCTTCAGCGGCCCACGAAGGCGACTCACAGAACAGCAAGACCCAAAGTGTGGATTCTCTTGAGGCATCGGATCCGCAGAGAAAACTTGTCAAGAGGCAGACATACGAGGTACAGACGAAGGAATACGACAAGTTTCGAAAACTGCTGTCAGAGCTGATCGATAGTTATGCCGGGTATGTAGAACTTTCGGATGAATCAGGACAGGCATATGAGGAGACTGGAAATCGCTATGCGAGTTATACAATTCGGGTTCCTGCTGAGCATCTGAATGAGTTTAAGGATAAAATCAATAAAGAAGCGATTGTTGTGAACTTTTCTGAGCAGGTGGAAGATGTCACATTGCATTATGTGGATACAGAAAGCCATATCAAGGCACTGAAGACCGAGCAGGAAAGTCTGATGGAACTACTCTCCAAAGCAGATAAGCTGGAGGACATTATGGCGATCCAAACACAGCTTACGCAGGTGCGCTATGAGTTGGAGAATTATGAATCACAGCTTCGGACGTATGATAACTCTATTGAATACGCCACAGTTATATTGAGAGTCAGCGAGGTGGAGCATGCTGTAAAAACATCATCATCATTCGCAGGCCGACTCAAAGAACGCTTCTCGGATAATCTGTATCATATTAAGAGTGGTTTTACTTTATTTACAGTCTGGTTTTTAGGAGCGGCCCCATACTGGCTTTTGCTTGCGGCTGCAGCTGTGATCTTTGTATGGATCATGAAAAAGGTCAAACGACGTGACAGTTTTAGGAATACGGACGACACTCGGCCATCTGATGAAACAAAAACCAAGAGGGAAACGGAAACAGAAAAAAAGGAGTCATCCCAAAACCATGAATAATGCAGTTGAATCTGCACATCCTATAATTGAATACAAGACTTTTTGAAATTGAGGTTTAAGAGATGATAAATAATGAAGAACTTCCGATTGGCTTTACGATGGAATTGGCGCAGCATTCAGATATTCTGAATTTATTTTCGAAATTGGATGAGGCCAGTAAGCAGGAATTCATCAATCGTGCCAGGGAGATTAAGAACAGAGATGAAATGCGTTCCTATGTTGAAAGCTTAGGCGATTTCATATCTGGATGAAAAAGCATAATATTGGACCTGACAAACATTTGAGAGAAGGGCAGATTTCACCAAATATATGGGGAAATCTGCCCTTTTATGTATTTACTTATGTATATGAGTGTGGTAAAATAAACACGTTATTCAAAAGAAAATATAACGTTATTTGGAGGCAAATATCATGAAGCTCATTCGAACAGAAGATGCTGTAGGCCAAGTTCTGTGTCACGATATCACGCAGATTATAAAGGGTGAGAAAAAGGGTCCTGTGTTTAAAAAGGGACATATCATTCAGGAAGAAGATATTCCGGTGCTTTTAAGTGTCGGGAAAGATAATATCTATATCTGGGAGAAGGAGGAGGGGATCCTTCACGAGAATGAAGCCGCTGAGATTCTCTGTAAGATGTGCATCAGTGATCATATGACCAGAAGCGGTGTATCAGAGGGAAAGATCGAGATCAGGGCAGACTGTGACGGACTATTAAAGATCAATCGTGCGGCACTGAAGGTGGTAAATGGTTTCGGACAGATGATGATCGCTACGGTTCATGGTGATTTTCCGGTTCAAAAGGGTGATAAGCTTGCCGGCACGAGGATCATCCCGCTCGTGATTGAGGAGGAGAAGATGCGGCAGGTGGAAAAACTTATCGGAGAGAAGCCGATTCTTCAGCTAAAGCCATTTCCGGGTAAAAAAGCAGGGGTTGTCACAACAGGAAATGAAGTTTTCTATGGAAGAATTGAAGATACATTTACACCTGTAATCGAGGAAAAATTGAAGGAGTATGGGGGAGAAGTATGTGCACATGATGTCTTGAATGACGACCATACAAAGATTACAGAGAGTATTTTAAAAATGATTGATGATGGGGCCGATATGGTACTGTGCACCGGAGGAATGAGTGTAGATCCGGATGACAAAACTCCTCTCGCGATTAAAAATACAGGGGCGCGAATTGTCTCTTACGGTGCACCGGTTCTTCCCGGAGCGATGTTTTTACTGGCATATTATGAGAAGGACGGTCGCAAGGTTCCGATTATGGGGCTCCCCGGATGCGTGATGTATTCGAAACGTACAATTTTCGATCTGATTCTTCCGAGGGCGATGGCGGACGATGAAGTAACCGCAGATGAACTTGCTTCCCTCGGCGAAGGAGGGCTCTGTCTTTCCTGTATGGTTTGTACGTTTCCAAACTGTGGATTTGGGAAAGGGGTGTAATATGCCTGAATTTAGTCATTTTGACGAGAGCGGCAATGCTATTATGGTTGACGTTTCAAAAAAGTGTGAGAATAGAAGAGAGGCCACTGCCAGCGGATGGATTACGATGAGCCGAGAGTGTTTTCAGAAGGTGAAAGAGGGATCTATGGGGAAAGGAGATGTCCTTGGAACTGCTCGTGTAGCCGGAATCATGGGTGCAAAGCGAACTTCAGACCTTATTCCATTGTGTCATATTCTGAATCTGACAAAGCTTTCCGTGGATTTTGTGATGGATGATGACAATTGCAGAATTCAGGCAGTCTGTACGGCAGCCTGCACTGGAAAGACAGGAGTCGAGATGGAGGCTCTGACCGGTGCATCTGTAAGTCTTTTGACGATTTATGATATGTGTAAAGCAGTAGATAAAGCCATGGAGATTTCTGGAATACATCTGGAAGAAAAGTATGGCGGAAAAAGCGGCGATTTTAAGCGCAAAGAATATCTGCAAAGTAGAGAAACGGAGGAATAAATTTTGAAAACGGTAAGAGCGGTCTGTATCAGTGAAAAAAAGGGGACCGGAAAGCATCCGATACCGGAGGGAAAGTTTATAGAGAATTACGGACTTCAAGACGATGCGCATGCCGGAACATGGCATCGTCAGGTCAGCCTTTTGTCTTACGACAAAGTAAAGGAATTCAATGAGCGCGGAGCAAATGTAAAAGACGGGGATTTCGGAGAAAATCTCCTGGTTAACGGCATAGATTTTGCGGCTCTTCCGGTTGGGACAATCCTACAAGTTGGGAATGAAGTTATATTGGAAATGACACAGATCGGGAAAGAGTGTCACAGTCACTGTGCCATCCATAAACTTGTCGGTGACTGTATTATGCCAAGAGAAGGCGTGTTTGCAAGGGTGTTGAAAGGTGGAATCGTCCGACCGCAAGATGAGATCAGTATAGAACCGCCGAGGGCAGACCGTCCGTTCACTGCGGCAGTTATTGTGCTCAGCGATAAAGGATCTCGTGGTGAACGTGTAGACGAGAGCGGGCCGGCAGCAGAGAAAGATCTGGAGGATAGAGGATATCTTGTTGTTGAGAAATTCGTCCTGCCGGATGAACCGAAATTGCTCGAAAAGGAATTGATACGTTTAAGTGACAGTCGACAAGTTGACGTTATATTTACCAGTGGGGGAACCGGTTTTTCACTGAGAGATCAGACGCCTGAGGCAACTCTTGCAGTAGCCGACCGAGTTGCCCCGGGTCTTGCCGAGGCGATCCGTCTTGGATCTATGAAGATCACGAAACGTGCGATGCTCGGTCGGGGTGTATCTGTGATTCGAAAAAAGACGATTATCGTGAACCTTCCCGGAAGCCCGAAGGCCGTCAGAGAAAGTCTTGATTTTATACTAGATGATCTTCCCCATGGGATTAAAATTCTGAGGGGAAGTGACGGGGAGTGCGCCCGATAAAAACAACAACAAAAAAGAGAGAGGAAAGAAAAAAGATGAACAGAAAAGCAGCAGCAGTACTCATAGGAGTGATGACAGCGTCAATACTTACTGGATGTGGTAAAGGAGGGAATGATAATATGGATACTAACTCAAAATCGAATACATCAGCGTTAAGTTCCGGGGAAGATGCAGCGGCCTCAATATCGTCTTCGTCAAAATCATCAGACGATATTGAGCAGACAAAGATTTTAGTCGCAGCTGCGGCAAGCCTTAAGAATGCATATGATGACAAACTGATTCCTATGTTTCAAGACCAGAATCCGGGGATTCTTGTAGAAGGAACGTATGATGCGTCTGGAAAACTTCAAACACAAATTGAAGAAGGGCTGGAGGCAGACATCTTTATGTCAGCGGCACCGAAACAGATGAATGATTTAAATGACAAAGGGCTGATAGAGTCGGACACAATGACGGACTTGCTGGAGAACAAGATTGTACTTATCATTCCGGAGAATGATGCCTCTGATATCACGAGTTTCGAAGATATCGAGCGTGCCTCAAGCATTGCAATCGGGGATCCCGCTTCCGTTCCTGTCGGACAGTATTCCGAGGAAGCACTGACAAACCTTGGTATCTGGGACAAGATACAGGACAAAATCAGTCTTGGAACGAATGTGACGGAGGTTCTGAATCAGGTTGCGGCTGGAAGTGCTGATGCGGGAATTGTCTATGCCACAGATGCGGCCTCTATGCCAGACAAGGTAAAAGTAGTGGCAGAAGCTCCAAAAGACAGCGTCAGCAAGGCAATCTATCCCGTAGCTGTTGTAAAGAACAGCAAGCACACGGAAGAAGCGAAGGCGTTTGTAGATTTTTTGAAGACTCCGGAAGCAATTAAGGTATTTGAGGATTATGGATTTACCAATGCACTTTCGTAAGAAAGAAGGACGAACATGGACTGGTCACCTGTATGGATTTCACTGAAAACTGCATCGGTATCAATCTTCATTACATTTTTTGTGGGGATATTTGCGGCATGGGGCGTGATAAGCACGAAAAAAGAAGGAACAAAAGCTTTTTGTGATGGCTTAC comes from the Blautia liquoris genome and includes:
- a CDS encoding DUF4349 domain-containing protein; protein product: MREGKARKTKFVLIALLLTLLAGCGKNSDSTDGAAAPYSKNYAFQDQQSQTETGDMKTTEKSSAAHEGDSQNSKTQSVDSLEASDPQRKLVKRQTYEVQTKEYDKFRKLLSELIDSYAGYVELSDESGQAYEETGNRYASYTIRVPAEHLNEFKDKINKEAIVVNFSEQVEDVTLHYVDTESHIKALKTEQESLMELLSKADKLEDIMAIQTQLTQVRYELENYESQLRTYDNSIEYATVILRVSEVEHAVKTSSSFAGRLKERFSDNLYHIKSGFTLFTVWFLGAAPYWLLLAAAAVIFVWIMKKVKRRDSFRNTDDTRPSDETKTKRETETEKKESSQNHE
- a CDS encoding molybdopterin-binding protein, which gives rise to MKLIRTEDAVGQVLCHDITQIIKGEKKGPVFKKGHIIQEEDIPVLLSVGKDNIYIWEKEEGILHENEAAEILCKMCISDHMTRSGVSEGKIEIRADCDGLLKINRAALKVVNGFGQMMIATVHGDFPVQKGDKLAGTRIIPLVIEEEKMRQVEKLIGEKPILQLKPFPGKKAGVVTTGNEVFYGRIEDTFTPVIEEKLKEYGGEVCAHDVLNDDHTKITESILKMIDDGADMVLCTGGMSVDPDDKTPLAIKNTGARIVSYGAPVLPGAMFLLAYYEKDGRKVPIMGLPGCVMYSKRTIFDLILPRAMADDEVTADELASLGEGGLCLSCMVCTFPNCGFGKGV
- the modA gene encoding molybdate ABC transporter substrate-binding protein, which gives rise to MNRKAAAVLIGVMTASILTGCGKGGNDNMDTNSKSNTSALSSGEDAAASISSSSKSSDDIEQTKILVAAAASLKNAYDDKLIPMFQDQNPGILVEGTYDASGKLQTQIEEGLEADIFMSAAPKQMNDLNDKGLIESDTMTDLLENKIVLIIPENDASDITSFEDIERASSIAIGDPASVPVGQYSEEALTNLGIWDKIQDKISLGTNVTEVLNQVAAGSADAGIVYATDAASMPDKVKVVAEAPKDSVSKAIYPVAVVKNSKHTEEAKAFVDFLKTPEAIKVFEDYGFTNALS
- a CDS encoding MOSC domain-containing protein, whose product is MKTVRAVCISEKKGTGKHPIPEGKFIENYGLQDDAHAGTWHRQVSLLSYDKVKEFNERGANVKDGDFGENLLVNGIDFAALPVGTILQVGNEVILEMTQIGKECHSHCAIHKLVGDCIMPREGVFARVLKGGIVRPQDEISIEPPRADRPFTAAVIVLSDKGSRGERVDESGPAAEKDLEDRGYLVVEKFVLPDEPKLLEKELIRLSDSRQVDVIFTSGGTGFSLRDQTPEATLAVADRVAPGLAEAIRLGSMKITKRAMLGRGVSVIRKKTIIVNLPGSPKAVRESLDFILDDLPHGIKILRGSDGECAR
- the moaC gene encoding cyclic pyranopterin monophosphate synthase MoaC; protein product: MPEFSHFDESGNAIMVDVSKKCENRREATASGWITMSRECFQKVKEGSMGKGDVLGTARVAGIMGAKRTSDLIPLCHILNLTKLSVDFVMDDDNCRIQAVCTAACTGKTGVEMEALTGASVSLLTIYDMCKAVDKAMEISGIHLEEKYGGKSGDFKRKEYLQSRETEE